The Rhodobacter sp. CZR27 genome includes a window with the following:
- a CDS encoding DUF3833 domain-containing protein, which yields MLSLLFLVLGFLLCLGLFGLRDRTLAFAAQRPADYSGKGPALDPRRDLSGPLLCEGVIYGPTGRVTSRFVADMVGRWEGNAGILTERFRYDSGAVDNREWRFQLGNDGTLHAEADDLVGSGVGKAEGSALCLRYRLRLQDDAGGHVLDVIDWMYRLENGTIINRSQFRKFGIKVAELVATLRRIET from the coding sequence GTGCTGTCCCTGCTGTTCCTCGTCCTCGGTTTCCTGCTCTGCCTCGGGCTTTTCGGCCTGCGCGACCGGACGCTGGCGTTTGCCGCGCAGCGGCCTGCCGACTATTCCGGGAAGGGTCCCGCCCTTGACCCGCGCAGGGACCTTTCGGGGCCGCTGCTGTGCGAGGGCGTGATCTACGGGCCGACCGGCCGGGTCACCTCGCGCTTCGTCGCCGACATGGTGGGCCGGTGGGAGGGCAATGCCGGGATCCTCACCGAACGCTTCCGCTACGACAGCGGTGCGGTGGACAATCGCGAGTGGCGGTTCCAGCTTGGCAACGACGGGACGCTTCATGCCGAGGCCGATGATCTTGTGGGCAGCGGCGTCGGAAAAGCCGAAGGATCAGCCCTCTGCCTGCGCTACCGGCTGCGGCTTCAAGATGACGCAGGGGGGCATGTGCTGGATGTCATTGACTGGATGTACCGGCTGGAGAATGGCACGATCATCAATCGGAGCCAGTTCCGCAAGTTCGGGATCAAGGTTGCCGAGCTTGTGGCGACACTACGACGGATCGAGACATGA
- a CDS encoding saccharopine dehydrogenase: MTHLWVRAEQRPNEERVGLTPDGAAALIARGLRVTVEASRTRALSIEGYAAAGCGIAPEGSWPDAPRDAIIFGLKELPEDGTPLPHRHILFGHAYKGQPAGRVLLGRFKAGGGTLYDLESLVDETGRRVAAFGYWAGYAGAAVALKCWAAQARGGICDPVSTWPGREGLLADLGAELAAAHATQPRALVIGAKGRVGTGAADLCESMGLAVTRWDIEETAHGGPFPEVLEHEIFLNCILARPGCPVFVPAGAAAAPRALAVIGDIACDPTSDFSPVKVYDRVTSWTAPALRVHADPPLDVMAIDNLPSLLPVESSLDYAAQLLPSLLALDALDEGVWGRAKAEFDRHAATV; encoded by the coding sequence ATGACGCATCTCTGGGTCAGGGCCGAACAGCGGCCGAACGAGGAACGGGTGGGGCTCACCCCGGATGGCGCCGCGGCGCTGATCGCGCGCGGACTGCGCGTCACGGTCGAGGCGAGCCGGACGAGGGCCCTGTCGATCGAGGGCTATGCCGCCGCCGGCTGCGGGATCGCCCCCGAGGGCTCCTGGCCGGATGCGCCGCGCGACGCGATCATCTTCGGTCTGAAGGAGCTGCCCGAGGACGGCACGCCCCTGCCCCATCGCCACATCCTGTTCGGTCACGCCTACAAGGGCCAGCCAGCGGGCCGGGTGCTGCTCGGGCGCTTCAAGGCGGGCGGCGGGACGCTCTACGATCTCGAATCGCTGGTGGACGAGACGGGTCGCCGGGTTGCCGCCTTCGGCTACTGGGCGGGCTATGCCGGGGCTGCGGTGGCGCTGAAGTGCTGGGCGGCGCAGGCGCGCGGCGGGATCTGCGACCCCGTCTCGACCTGGCCGGGACGCGAGGGATTGCTGGCCGATCTCGGCGCGGAACTCGCTGCCGCGCATGCCACCCAGCCGCGGGCGCTGGTGATCGGGGCGAAGGGCCGCGTCGGCACCGGCGCCGCCGATCTGTGCGAGTCGATGGGCCTTGCGGTCACCCGCTGGGACATCGAGGAGACCGCGCATGGCGGTCCCTTCCCCGAGGTGCTGGAGCACGAGATCTTCCTGAACTGCATCCTTGCCCGGCCGGGCTGCCCCGTCTTCGTCCCGGCCGGGGCCGCGGCCGCCCCGCGCGCACTGGCGGTGATCGGCGACATCGCCTGCGACCCGACCTCGGACTTCTCGCCGGTGAAGGTCTATGACCGGGTGACGAGCTGGACCGCGCCGGCGCTGCGCGTCCATGCCGATCCGCCGCTCGACGTCATGGCCATCGACAACCTGCCCTCGCTGCTGCCGGTCGAGAGCAGCCTCGACTATGCCGCGCAGCTTCTGCCCTCGCTCCTCGCGCTCGATGCGCTGGACGAAGGCGTCTGGGGCCGCGCGAAGGCCGAGTTCGACCGCCACGCAGCCACGGTCTGA
- a CDS encoding WGR domain-containing protein — protein sequence MLTYLCLRETDGPSRFYRVELVYNLFGEYTVLREWGRRGPRGSGGRLVTWFSNLRDACLAAERWHQRARRRGYRTTVESSE from the coding sequence ATGCTGACATACCTCTGCCTGCGCGAGACCGACGGCCCCTCCCGCTTCTACCGGGTGGAACTCGTCTACAACCTGTTCGGCGAATATACCGTCCTGCGGGAATGGGGACGGCGCGGCCCGCGCGGCTCCGGTGGCCGTCTCGTCACCTGGTTCTCCAATCTGCGGGATGCCTGCCTTGCGGCCGAGCGCTGGCACCAGCGCGCGCGCCGCCGCGGCTACCGCACCACTGTCGAAAGCAGCGAATGA
- a CDS encoding MFS transporter: protein MSAGEGRLAPWSLFAGLIAAAGLPIYIHAPKVYVDDYGISLGTLGAVLAGLRLIDVVQDPALGWLAEVTRQKRAAMVAGAVALMALAMIGLFAVEPPVLPLLWFALTLVVLFSAFSFLSIAFYAEGVGKAGRLGRGGHLRLAGWREAGALCGVSVAAVAPVLLGSFAAFAWGFAGLAVLASFAMRREWAGLAEAPVPDLRAVLADRMTRRLLLLALVNAAPVAVTSTLFLFFVESRLAAPGSEGPLLLLFFLAAALSAPAWSQLARGFGARRTLLAGMVLAVVSFIFAFTLGPGDVAAFAVICAASGAALGADMVLLPAIFARHLSRSAGGDAAAFGFWSFASKLALALAAAAVLPALGAAGFAPGAASPASALLFLSVLYALVPCGLKLLAIVLLLVTPIPET, encoded by the coding sequence ATGTCAGCAGGTGAAGGCCGCCTTGCGCCGTGGTCGCTCTTTGCCGGGCTTATCGCCGCCGCCGGGCTTCCGATCTACATCCACGCGCCCAAGGTCTATGTCGATGACTACGGCATCAGCCTCGGCACGCTGGGGGCGGTGCTGGCGGGGCTGCGCCTGATCGACGTGGTGCAGGACCCCGCGCTGGGCTGGCTGGCCGAGGTGACACGACAGAAGCGGGCGGCCATGGTGGCCGGTGCGGTGGCGCTGATGGCGCTGGCGATGATCGGCCTCTTTGCGGTCGAACCTCCTGTCCTGCCGCTCCTGTGGTTCGCGCTGACGCTGGTGGTGCTGTTCTCGGCCTTCTCCTTCCTCAGCATCGCCTTCTATGCCGAAGGCGTCGGCAAGGCGGGACGGCTGGGCCGGGGCGGTCATCTCCGGCTGGCCGGCTGGCGCGAGGCCGGCGCGCTCTGCGGGGTGTCGGTCGCCGCCGTGGCGCCGGTTCTGCTGGGCAGCTTCGCGGCCTTCGCCTGGGGCTTCGCAGGCCTTGCCGTTCTGGCATCGTTCGCCATGCGGCGCGAATGGGCGGGACTGGCCGAGGCCCCCGTTCCCGACCTGCGCGCCGTGCTGGCGGACCGGATGACCCGGAGGCTTCTTCTGCTGGCGCTGGTCAATGCCGCGCCGGTGGCGGTGACCTCGACGCTGTTCCTGTTCTTCGTCGAAAGCCGGCTTGCCGCGCCCGGTTCGGAAGGGCCGCTGCTTCTGCTCTTCTTCCTCGCGGCAGCGCTCAGTGCGCCGGCGTGGAGCCAGTTGGCACGCGGCTTCGGCGCAAGACGCACGCTGCTGGCCGGGATGGTGCTGGCGGTGGTGTCCTTCATCTTCGCCTTCACGCTCGGCCCGGGCGACGTTGCGGCGTTTGCCGTGATCTGCGCCGCCTCGGGGGCGGCGCTCGGGGCGGACATGGTGCTGCTGCCCGCGATCTTCGCCCGGCACCTGTCGCGCAGCGCGGGCGGAGATGCGGCGGCCTTCGGCTTCTGGTCCTTCGCCTCGAAGCTGGCCCTTGCGCTCGCGGCTGCCGCGGTGCTGCCCGCGCTCGGGGCCGCAGGCTTTGCGCCGGGCGCGGCCTCCCCCGCGTCGGCCCTGCTGTTCCTCTCGGTGCTCTACGCGCTGGTCCCCTGCGGGCTGAAGCTGCTGGCCATCGTCCTGCTCCTCGTCACCCCCATCCCGGAGACCTGA
- a CDS encoding NAD(P)/FAD-dependent oxidoreductase — protein sequence MPFETSEFARRRVAVIGGGVSGMAAAHLLARDHTVVLFEAESRLGGHARTVLAGKRGDQPVDTGFIVFNKVNYPHLTRLFDELQVPVVESDMSFGASVRGGRLEYGLKDLKAVFAQKRNALDPRFLNMLMDVLRFNAHAMDHADDPVMTIRDLLERLDLGDWFRDYYLLPISGAIWSTPSRGILDFPAQALLRFFENHALLSHTGQHQWYTVAGGSIEYVRRLQVAMTSAGVDLRLGADVAGVRRQGDGVQVRVTGGDWEAFDEVIFATHSDDTLRLLSDASEEEAKALGAVRYQPNRAVLHADTSVMPKRRAAWASWVYVEPEDPQAPIDITYWMNSLQPIPHDDPLFVTLNGERPIRDELVHDVVTFRHPVYDLAAQLGVAALRMMNGKRNTWFAGAWMRNGFHEDGFASAVDVVEAMRRRIATPVAA from the coding sequence ATGCCATTCGAGACGTCTGAATTCGCGCGTCGGCGCGTTGCTGTGATCGGCGGAGGCGTTTCGGGAATGGCGGCGGCGCATCTGCTGGCCCGCGACCATACGGTGGTGCTGTTCGAGGCGGAGAGCAGGCTTGGCGGCCACGCGCGCACGGTCTTGGCCGGCAAGCGTGGCGACCAGCCGGTGGACACCGGCTTCATCGTCTTCAACAAGGTGAACTACCCGCATCTGACGCGCCTCTTCGACGAGCTTCAGGTGCCGGTGGTGGAAAGCGACATGAGCTTCGGCGCCTCGGTGCGCGGCGGGCGGCTGGAATACGGGCTCAAGGATCTGAAGGCTGTCTTCGCGCAGAAGCGCAACGCGCTCGACCCGCGGTTCCTGAACATGCTGATGGACGTGCTGCGCTTCAACGCCCATGCGATGGACCATGCCGACGATCCGGTGATGACGATCCGCGACCTGCTGGAGCGGCTCGACCTGGGCGACTGGTTCCGCGACTACTACCTGCTGCCGATCTCGGGCGCGATCTGGTCCACGCCCTCGCGCGGGATCCTCGACTTCCCGGCACAGGCGCTGCTGCGCTTCTTCGAGAACCATGCGCTGCTGTCGCACACTGGGCAGCATCAGTGGTATACGGTGGCCGGCGGTTCCATCGAATATGTGCGCAGGCTTCAGGTGGCGATGACCTCGGCCGGGGTCGATCTGCGGCTGGGCGCCGACGTGGCGGGCGTCCGGCGGCAGGGCGACGGCGTGCAGGTGCGCGTGACCGGCGGCGACTGGGAAGCCTTCGACGAGGTGATCTTCGCCACTCATTCCGACGATACGCTGCGGCTCCTGTCCGACGCCTCGGAGGAGGAAGCGAAGGCGCTGGGCGCGGTGCGCTACCAGCCGAACCGGGCGGTGCTGCACGCCGATACCTCCGTGATGCCGAAGCGCCGCGCGGCCTGGGCCTCGTGGGTCTATGTCGAGCCCGAGGACCCGCAGGCCCCCATCGACATCACCTACTGGATGAACTCGCTGCAGCCGATTCCGCATGACGATCCGCTGTTCGTCACCCTGAACGGCGAGCGGCCGATCCGCGACGAGCTGGTGCATGACGTGGTGACCTTCCGTCACCCCGTCTATGACCTTGCGGCGCAGCTGGGGGTCGCGGCGCTGCGCATGATGAACGGCAAGCGCAACACGTGGTTCGCCGGCGCCTGGATGCGCAACGGCTTTCACGAGGACGGCTTTGCCAGCGCGGTGGACGTGGTCGAGGCGATGCGCCGCCGCATCGCGACGCCGGTGGCCGCATGA
- a CDS encoding glycosyltransferase — MNIGYLVTIYPRATHGYIRREIQALERAGHRVHRFAIRSDRAALTDAADLAEDDLTEHLLRQGPVRLALSALFWMAGRPRQASRGLRLAARCGTQGGRLRHIGYLIQAAHLARRCRDLGITHLHAYFGTASATVAMLAEALGGPRFSFTVHGPDEFDAPVALSLPLKMHRATFTVAVSSYGRSQLYRWAQPQDWRRIHVVHCGIEPELFPTTLPLPPSGPRLVAVGRLSEQKGFVLLVEAIALAAARLPDLHLTLVGDGPLRGRIETLIRARNLASRITLTGWADEARVRRELEAAQALILPSFAEGLPTVVMEAMAAGRPVIGTMVAGVPELVLPGETGHLVPAGDAQALAAAIERLAATPLETLAEMGHAARLRVLERHDINREAARLAQLFAGA, encoded by the coding sequence ATGAATATCGGCTACCTGGTGACCATCTATCCGCGCGCGACGCACGGCTACATCCGGCGCGAGATCCAGGCGCTGGAGCGTGCGGGGCACCGGGTCCACCGCTTTGCCATCCGCAGCGACCGGGCGGCTCTTACCGATGCCGCCGACCTGGCCGAGGACGACCTGACCGAGCACCTGCTGCGTCAGGGGCCGGTCCGGCTGGCGCTGTCGGCCCTCTTCTGGATGGCCGGCAGGCCCCGCCAGGCCTCGCGAGGGCTGCGGCTTGCGGCCAGGTGCGGAACCCAGGGCGGGCGGCTGCGCCACATCGGCTACCTGATCCAGGCTGCGCATCTTGCCCGGCGGTGCCGGGATCTCGGGATCACCCACCTCCACGCCTATTTCGGAACCGCCTCGGCAACGGTGGCGATGCTGGCCGAGGCGCTCGGCGGGCCGAGGTTCAGCTTCACCGTCCACGGGCCGGACGAATTCGACGCACCGGTGGCCCTCAGCCTGCCGCTGAAGATGCACCGCGCGACCTTCACCGTCGCCGTCAGCTCCTATGGCCGCAGCCAGCTCTACCGCTGGGCGCAGCCACAGGACTGGCGGCGCATCCACGTGGTGCATTGCGGGATCGAGCCGGAGCTGTTCCCGACCACCCTACCGCTTCCGCCGAGCGGGCCGCGGCTGGTGGCCGTGGGGCGCCTGTCCGAGCAGAAGGGCTTCGTGCTGCTGGTGGAGGCCATCGCGCTGGCGGCTGCGCGCTTGCCGGACCTGCACCTGACGCTGGTGGGCGACGGACCCCTGCGTGGCCGGATCGAGACGCTGATCCGCGCGCGGAACCTGGCCTCGCGCATCACGCTGACCGGCTGGGCGGACGAGGCCCGCGTCCGGCGCGAACTGGAGGCGGCACAGGCCCTCATCCTGCCCTCGTTCGCCGAGGGGCTTCCGACGGTGGTGATGGAGGCGATGGCGGCCGGCCGGCCGGTGATCGGCACGATGGTGGCGGGCGTGCCGGAACTGGTCCTGCCCGGAGAGACCGGGCATCTCGTGCCCGCGGGCGACGCGCAGGCGCTGGCCGCCGCCATCGAGCGACTCGCGGCCACCCCGCTCGAGACGCTGGCCGAGATGGGGCACGCGGCCCGCCTGCGGGTTCTGGAGCGCCACGACATCAACCGCGAGGCGGCGCGGCTGGCGCAGCTCTTCGCCGGCGCCTAG
- the rpoE gene encoding RNA polymerase sigma factor RpoE — MFPLGRRNGRPTVTGQGNETDWVALMQAVRDQRDEAAFARLFEHFAPRVKGFLMKSGTAAAQAEECAQDVMAAVWQKAHLFDPSRASVATWIFTIARNRRIDILRRARHPEPEDLFWGPEVEPDQADIYEMQQENDRLGRAIALLPDKQRALIERAFFGDVSHRELAEETGLPLGTIKSRIRLALERLRHHMG; from the coding sequence ATGTTTCCCCTCGGGCGACGAAACGGAAGGCCGACGGTGACAGGTCAGGGTAACGAGACGGATTGGGTAGCGCTGATGCAGGCGGTCCGGGACCAACGCGATGAGGCGGCCTTTGCGCGGCTGTTCGAGCACTTTGCCCCGCGGGTGAAGGGCTTCCTGATGAAGTCCGGCACGGCGGCGGCGCAAGCCGAGGAATGCGCGCAGGACGTGATGGCCGCGGTCTGGCAGAAGGCCCACCTGTTCGATCCCTCGCGGGCCTCGGTCGCGACCTGGATCTTCACCATCGCGCGGAACCGGCGGATCGACATCCTGCGTCGGGCGCGCCATCCGGAACCGGAAGACCTGTTCTGGGGTCCGGAGGTGGAGCCCGACCAGGCCGACATCTACGAGATGCAGCAGGAGAACGACCGTCTCGGCCGGGCGATCGCCCTTTTGCCCGACAAGCAGCGGGCGCTGATCGAGCGCGCCTTCTTCGGCGATGTCTCGCACAGGGAACTGGCCGAGGAGACCGGGCTGCCGCTTGGAACCATCAAGTCGCGGATCAGGCTGGCCCTGGAACGCCTGCGCCACCACATGGGTTGA
- a CDS encoding formate dehydrogenase subunit delta translates to MSPEKLIHMANQIATFFESKPHAEGVAGTAAHINDFWEPRMRRQLLALIEAGTPGLRPMVLEAAPGIRRPTEV, encoded by the coding sequence ATGTCGCCTGAGAAGCTGATCCACATGGCGAACCAGATCGCCACTTTCTTTGAATCGAAGCCTCATGCCGAGGGCGTCGCGGGCACGGCGGCCCATATAAACGATTTCTGGGAGCCGCGTATGCGCCGTCAGCTCCTGGCGCTGATCGAGGCCGGCACGCCCGGCCTGCGGCCCATGGTGCTGGAAGCTGCGCCGGGCATCCGCCGACCGACGGAAGTCTGA
- a CDS encoding SDR family oxidoreductase, protein MRQFVGKRYWLIGGSEGLGLALAKKLSGAGAKVILSGRDEERLKTAVAEMPGHAEAVPVDVQSDESIRTALETIGEVDGIVFNAGVYWPMTAQEWDRKAIDAMLDTNLMGLVRLVSAVLPGMIARDRGHLVVTGSIAGFRGLPGAIGYAASKAGVVGLTESLYADLRGTGVDVQLVNPGFVNTRMTAKNKFRMPFIMEPDAAARHIFEHMCSDNFRLNFPAPFSSFFRFAQLLPDGLFFRLVGRR, encoded by the coding sequence ATGAGACAATTTGTTGGTAAGCGGTACTGGCTTATCGGCGGCAGCGAGGGTCTGGGGCTCGCGCTGGCGAAGAAACTGAGCGGCGCGGGGGCGAAGGTCATCCTTTCGGGCCGTGACGAGGAGCGGCTGAAGACGGCGGTCGCCGAGATGCCGGGTCATGCCGAGGCGGTTCCGGTGGACGTGCAGTCGGACGAGTCGATCCGCACCGCGCTGGAGACGATCGGCGAGGTGGACGGCATCGTGTTCAACGCGGGCGTCTACTGGCCGATGACGGCGCAGGAATGGGACCGCAAGGCGATCGACGCCATGCTCGACACCAACCTGATGGGGCTGGTCCGGCTGGTCTCGGCCGTCCTGCCCGGCATGATCGCGCGCGACCGCGGGCATCTGGTGGTGACCGGCTCCATCGCGGGGTTCCGCGGCCTGCCGGGCGCGATCGGCTATGCCGCCAGCAAGGCCGGCGTGGTCGGGCTGACCGAGTCGCTCTATGCCGACCTGCGCGGCACCGGGGTCGACGTCCAGCTGGTGAACCCGGGCTTCGTGAACACCCGGATGACCGCGAAGAACAAGTTCCGGATGCCGTTCATCATGGAACCCGACGCGGCGGCCCGGCACATCTTCGAGCACATGTGCTCGGACAATTTCCGGCTGAACTTCCCGGCGCCCTTCTCCTCGTTCTTCCGCTTCGCGCAGCTGCTGCCGGACGGGCTGTTCTTCCGGCTGGTGGGCCGGCGCTGA
- a CDS encoding winged helix-turn-helix domain-containing protein, with protein MQETLEDRGFRVITAKNMAQFRKLDAEEDVDLYLIDTSLPDGSGLSLVRELRQVTDRGIILLAGRRDEGEGVRGLELGADDSLVKPFRQRELAARVTAVYRRTGRGTPVRPPEQPNVDHRFEGYSISLQSRQVWAADGSEIMLTTSEFELLAALIARRGQVLSRDQIMNAIKGRHWESYDRVVDGIVSRLRRKIPSATRGSHFIRTVHGVGYAFTA; from the coding sequence GTGCAGGAGACCCTGGAGGATCGGGGCTTCCGCGTGATCACGGCCAAGAACATGGCGCAGTTCCGAAAGCTGGACGCCGAGGAGGATGTCGATCTTTATCTCATCGATACCTCGCTGCCGGATGGAAGCGGGCTCTCGCTGGTGCGGGAACTGCGTCAGGTCACCGACAGGGGCATCATCCTGCTTGCCGGTCGCCGCGACGAGGGCGAGGGGGTGCGCGGGCTGGAGCTTGGCGCGGACGACTCGCTGGTGAAGCCGTTCCGGCAGCGCGAACTGGCGGCGCGCGTCACGGCGGTCTATCGGCGCACCGGACGCGGCACGCCGGTCCGCCCGCCGGAGCAGCCGAATGTCGATCATCGCTTCGAGGGCTACAGCATCAGCCTGCAGTCCCGGCAGGTCTGGGCCGCGGACGGCAGCGAGATCATGCTGACCACGTCGGAGTTCGAGCTGCTGGCCGCGCTGATCGCCCGGCGCGGGCAGGTGCTGAGCCGCGACCAGATCATGAATGCCATCAAGGGCCGGCACTGGGAAAGCTATGACCGGGTCGTGGACGGGATCGTCAGCCGCCTGCGCCGCAAGATCCCCTCGGCGACCCGCGGCAGCCATTTCATCCGCACGGTCCACGGCGTTGGCTACGCCTTCACCGCCTAG
- a CDS encoding ChrR family anti-sigma-E factor, with product MTIRHHISDSLLLAHSSGNLPEAFGLVVATHISLCDECRARLAAFEAVGGSLMEDAAQVAMAAGSLAAVMSRLDRRIETPRPVRRLDPRAPAPLADYIGGSLDAVRWRPLGGGVRQAILPTGGEAIARLLWIPGGQSVPDHGHRGMELTLVLQGAFRDETDRFGPGDLEIADEEMEHTPVAEAGPDCICLAATDAPLRFNSLLPRLVQPFVRI from the coding sequence ATGACGATCCGGCACCACATATCGGACTCCCTGCTGCTGGCCCATTCCTCGGGCAACCTGCCCGAGGCTTTCGGGCTGGTGGTGGCGACGCACATTTCGCTCTGCGACGAGTGCCGGGCGCGCCTGGCAGCCTTCGAAGCGGTGGGCGGCAGCCTGATGGAGGATGCGGCACAGGTGGCGATGGCCGCCGGCAGCCTCGCCGCGGTGATGTCCCGGCTCGACCGACGGATCGAGACGCCCCGCCCGGTGAGGCGGCTCGATCCGCGGGCCCCCGCGCCGCTTGCGGACTACATCGGTGGCAGCCTCGACGCGGTGCGCTGGCGCCCGCTGGGCGGCGGCGTGCGGCAGGCCATCCTGCCCACGGGGGGCGAGGCGATCGCGCGGCTCTTGTGGATCCCGGGCGGCCAGTCCGTGCCCGACCACGGCCACCGCGGGATGGAACTGACGCTGGTCCTGCAGGGCGCGTTCCGCGACGAGACCGACCGCTTCGGTCCCGGCGACCTCGAGATTGCCGACGAGGAGATGGAGCACACCCCGGTCGCCGAGGCCGGGCCGGACTGCATCTGCCTTGCCGCCACCGATGCGCCGCTGCGCTTCAACAGCCTGCTGCCGCGGCTGGTGCAGCCCTTCGTGCGGATCTGA
- a CDS encoding DUF1365 domain-containing protein: MRVEHVRGETFHGRKGALENSFRYGVDYVILDPEAVEAPALFSRNRANLVALHDRDYGGEPGRGRGVAWVREVLAAHAAPGGERILLLTQPRVLGHVFNPVSFWLCHEATGALRTVVAEVSNTFGDRHWYLCTKPDGSPITRSDTLTATKIMHVSPFQPVEGSYRFRFDIRDDRVGIWIDYSFGEGGLFATLTGTRAPLTNAGILAACLRRPFGSRRVLALIHWQALKLALKGARYRTRPAPPAQDVSR; the protein is encoded by the coding sequence ATGAGGGTCGAGCATGTCCGGGGCGAGACCTTCCACGGCCGGAAGGGGGCGCTGGAGAACAGCTTCCGCTATGGCGTGGACTACGTGATCCTCGACCCCGAGGCGGTCGAGGCGCCGGCGCTGTTCTCGCGCAACCGCGCCAATCTGGTCGCGCTGCACGATCGCGACTATGGCGGCGAGCCGGGCAGGGGGCGCGGCGTTGCCTGGGTGCGCGAGGTGCTGGCCGCCCATGCCGCGCCGGGGGGAGAGCGCATCCTGCTGCTCACCCAGCCGAGGGTCCTGGGGCATGTCTTCAACCCCGTCAGCTTCTGGCTCTGCCACGAGGCGACGGGCGCCCTGCGCACCGTCGTGGCCGAGGTGTCGAACACCTTCGGCGACCGGCACTGGTATCTCTGCACGAAGCCGGACGGCAGCCCGATCACCCGCTCGGACACGTTGACCGCGACCAAGATCATGCATGTCTCGCCGTTCCAGCCGGTCGAGGGCAGCTATCGGTTCCGTTTCGACATCCGCGACGACCGCGTGGGCATCTGGATCGACTACAGCTTCGGCGAGGGCGGCCTGTTCGCCACGCTGACCGGCACCCGCGCGCCGCTGACCAATGCCGGCATCCTTGCCGCCTGCCTGCGGCGGCCCTTCGGCTCGCGCCGGGTGCTGGCGCTGATCCACTGGCAGGCGCTGAAACTTGCCCTGAAGGGGGCGCGCTACCGCACGCGTCCCGCGCCGCCCGCCCAAGATGTCAGCAGGTGA
- the fdhD gene encoding formate dehydrogenase accessory sulfurtransferase FdhD has protein sequence MMETSRLLPRLAMSPGHVEGGSRCLPEEVAIALTFNGSTQAVMMATPADLEDFAAGFALTEGFAQVEEIDSITPVEVARGIDLQIWLRPAAEARLAARRRRMAGPVGCGLCGIDSLDEALRDPPPVPDNALRLTVAQAAEAVSALTQHQPLHDATRAVHAAGFWMPGLGMVAAREDVGRHNALDKLAGALVRRGTATAAGAVVLTSRVSIDLVQKCARLGSSLLIAVSAPTAHAVRMAEAAGITLVALARGGRCEVFSHPHRIHSDEAAHVA, from the coding sequence ATGATGGAGACCAGCCGCCTGCTGCCCCGGCTGGCCATGTCGCCGGGGCACGTGGAGGGGGGCTCCCGCTGCCTGCCCGAGGAGGTGGCGATCGCGCTCACCTTCAACGGCAGCACGCAGGCCGTGATGATGGCCACTCCGGCGGATCTCGAGGATTTCGCGGCAGGCTTTGCGCTGACCGAAGGGTTCGCCCAGGTGGAGGAGATCGACAGCATCACGCCGGTGGAAGTTGCGCGCGGCATCGACCTTCAGATCTGGCTGCGCCCCGCGGCCGAGGCGCGGCTTGCCGCGCGCCGGCGTCGGATGGCGGGTCCCGTCGGCTGCGGACTCTGCGGCATCGACTCGCTCGACGAGGCGCTGCGTGATCCGCCGCCGGTGCCGGACAATGCGCTTCGGCTGACGGTTGCGCAGGCGGCCGAGGCGGTCTCCGCCCTGACCCAGCACCAGCCGTTGCATGACGCGACCCGCGCCGTCCATGCGGCGGGCTTCTGGATGCCCGGACTGGGAATGGTCGCGGCGCGCGAGGACGTCGGGCGGCACAACGCGCTCGACAAGCTGGCAGGGGCGCTGGTGCGCCGCGGCACCGCGACGGCGGCTGGCGCGGTCGTGCTCACCTCCCGCGTGTCGATCGATCTGGTGCAGAAATGCGCCCGCCTCGGGTCTTCCCTGCTGATCGCCGTCTCGGCGCCGACCGCCCATGCGGTGAGGATGGCCGAAGCGGCCGGGATCACGCTTGTGGCCCTGGCACGCGGCGGGCGCTGCGAGGTCTTCTCCCATCCCCATCGCATCCATTCCGACGAGGCCGCGCATGTCGCCTGA